One region of Polaribacter pectinis genomic DNA includes:
- a CDS encoding dihydroorotase: MTKSTLIKNAIIVNENNSFKGDVLIENEIIKEISSEITAPKNTEIIDAKGSYLIPGFIDDQVHFREPGLTHKANIATESRAAVAGGITTFIEMPNTVPQATTQDLLEDKFKIAAKDSYANYSFMFGGTNDNLEELLKTDPKKVAGIKLFLGSSTGNMLVDNEAVLEKIFSSTKMIISVHCEDEATIRKNTEEFIEKYGEDIPVKYHPIIRSEEACYLSSSKAIELAKKTGARLHIFHLSTEKETHLFRNDIPIEEKQITAEVCIHHLWFSDKDYGEKGTHIKWNPAVKTEKDRQGLWKALLDDRIDVLATDHAPHTLEEKDNIYTKAPSGGPLVQHAVMAILEKVKEGVISIEKAVEKMSHNPAKLFQIEKRGFIKEGFYADLVLINSNEPQTVSKDNILYKCGWSPFEGTTFSSTITHTFVNGNLVYNNGVFDDVTKGKRLTFNR, from the coding sequence ATGACAAAATCAACTTTAATAAAAAACGCAATTATAGTAAATGAAAACAACTCTTTTAAAGGTGATGTTCTCATTGAAAACGAAATTATAAAAGAAATTTCTTCGGAAATTACTGCACCCAAAAACACAGAAATTATTGATGCAAAAGGTAGCTATTTAATTCCTGGTTTTATAGACGATCAAGTGCACTTTAGAGAACCTGGTTTAACACATAAAGCAAATATTGCTACAGAAAGTAGAGCTGCAGTTGCTGGTGGAATTACCACTTTTATTGAAATGCCAAACACAGTACCACAAGCAACTACACAAGATTTATTGGAAGATAAATTTAAAATTGCTGCTAAAGATTCCTACGCAAATTATTCTTTCATGTTTGGTGGTACAAATGATAATTTAGAAGAATTACTTAAAACTGACCCAAAAAAAGTAGCTGGAATTAAATTGTTTTTAGGTTCCTCTACAGGAAATATGTTGGTTGATAATGAAGCGGTTTTAGAGAAAATATTCTCATCAACAAAAATGATTATCTCTGTGCATTGTGAAGATGAAGCGACAATCAGAAAAAACACAGAAGAGTTTATTGAAAAATATGGAGAAGATATTCCTGTTAAATATCACCCAATAATTAGAAGTGAAGAAGCTTGTTATTTATCTTCATCCAAAGCAATTGAACTAGCTAAAAAAACAGGTGCAAGATTGCATATTTTCCACTTGTCTACAGAAAAAGAAACCCATTTATTTAGAAATGATATTCCTATTGAAGAAAAGCAAATTACAGCCGAAGTTTGTATTCATCATTTATGGTTTTCTGATAAAGATTATGGGGAAAAAGGAACGCATATTAAATGGAACCCTGCCGTAAAAACGGAAAAGGACAGACAAGGTTTATGGAAAGCTTTATTAGATGACAGAATTGATGTTTTGGCAACAGACCATGCACCACATACTTTAGAGGAAAAAGACAATATCTACACCAAAGCCCCAAGTGGAGGCCCATTAGTACAACATGCAGTTATGGCTATTTTAGAAAAAGTAAAAGAAGGTGTAATTTCTATTGAAAAAGCAGTGGAGAAAATGAGCCATAATCCAGCAAAATTGTTTCAAATAGAAAAAAGAGGGTTTATAAAAGAAGGTTTTTATGCAGATTTAGTATTGATAAATTCTAACGAACCTCAAACTGTTTCCAAAGATAATATTTTATATAAATGTGGTTGGTCTCCGTTCGAAGGAACAACTTTTTCATCCACCATTACACATACATTTGTAAACGGTAATTTAGTTTATAATAACGGCGTTTTTGATGATGTTACAAAAGGAAAAAGACTAACTTTTAATAGGTAG
- a CDS encoding GNAT family N-acetyltransferase: METVSTRPAKIDDLEILLEFEQGVIEAEKPLDPFLKKSQIFYYNIKELIAADNTHLIVAMFNDEVVGSGYVRVENSKQYHKNQKNGYVGFIYVKPVFRGKRISITILESLKSWAKSKDLNELRLDVYHNNPSAIKSYERFGFNKSMINMRMEI, encoded by the coding sequence ATGGAAACAGTTTCTACAAGACCAGCAAAAATTGATGATCTAGAAATCTTGTTAGAATTTGAACAAGGGGTTATAGAAGCAGAAAAACCACTAGATCCTTTTTTAAAAAAATCACAAATTTTTTACTATAACATTAAAGAATTAATAGCTGCCGATAATACCCATTTAATTGTAGCCATGTTTAATGATGAAGTTGTTGGTTCTGGCTATGTTAGAGTTGAAAATTCTAAACAATATCATAAAAACCAAAAAAACGGTTATGTGGGTTTTATATATGTAAAACCAGTATTTAGAGGAAAAAGAATAAGTATTACAATATTAGAATCATTAAAATCTTGGGCAAAAAGCAAAGATTTAAACGAATTAAGGTTAGATGTCTATCACAACAATCCTTCTGCCATAAAATCTTATGAACGTTTTGGTTTTAATAAAAGTATGATTAACATGAGAATGGAAATTTAA
- a CDS encoding 2-oxoglutarate dehydrogenase E1 component, whose protein sequence is MDKFSFLNAAHTGFIADLYDQYLVNPDSVEPSWRSFFQGYDLANEDYSFKDEVTSLEIPQEVKKEFLVVDLINGYRTRGHLFTKTNPVRDRRQYQPTLEIENFGLTENDLDKEFSAGDVLGLGRVKLSEIISHLKTIYCDSIGVEYMYMRNPIKLKWWQDRLNTNDNHPNYSIESKKYILGKLNQAVTFESFLQTKYVGQKRFSLEGGESLIPGMAVVLREAAETFGVKECVLGMAHRGRLNTLVNIFKKPVRDLFSEFEGKDFEDEDIDGDVKYHLGLTLSKTYRDGNEIKMNLVPNPSHLETVAAVAEGITRAKIDRKYDGDSSKILPIIIHGDAAIAGQGIAYEVVQMAKLNGYKTGGTIHIVVNNQIGFTTNYLDARSSTYCTDVAKVTLSPVLHVNADDTEAVCHAMQMALEFRMKFKTDIFIDLLGYRKYGHNEGDEPRFTQPKLYKAISKHENVKEIYAEKLLQEGSIDKNYLAEITTEFKSMLETEFDESKKVETSKVKEFMQSTWEGFDREELPAMLQPVDTKYTADGLRNIAKVVSTVPEGVKFVRKAERILQGRAKMAFETNQLDWGMAENLAYGSLMEEGFNVRISGQDVERGTFSHRHAILRDELSEERINLLNRNPKSKGQMTIYNSLLSEYGVLGFDYGYAMGNPNTLTIWEAQFGDFSNGAQIMFDQYISAAEDKWKLQNGIVVLLPHGYEGQGSEHSSARIERYLQLCATDNMTLANCTTPANFYHLLRRQMKRDYRKPLIVFTPKSLLRHTKVISSIEDLATGEFQEVIDDTINPEKVTKLVFCMGKFYYDLLEERENLEREDVALVRIEQLFPLHLEKLQKVIDRYPNVKDYVWAQEEPRNMGAWSFMLERFDLVKLNVRSRKYYAVPAAGSSTRFKKRHKGVIDSVFSNE, encoded by the coding sequence ATGGACAAATTTTCGTTCTTAAACGCAGCACATACAGGCTTTATAGCCGATTTATACGATCAATATTTAGTCAACCCAGATTCTGTTGAACCAAGTTGGAGAAGCTTTTTTCAAGGATATGATTTGGCAAATGAAGATTATTCCTTTAAAGATGAAGTTACTTCATTAGAAATTCCACAAGAAGTAAAGAAGGAATTTTTGGTGGTAGACTTGATTAACGGTTATCGAACACGTGGACATTTGTTCACAAAAACAAATCCGGTTAGAGATAGGAGGCAATATCAACCAACTTTAGAAATCGAAAATTTCGGTTTAACCGAAAACGATTTAGATAAAGAATTTTCTGCAGGAGATGTTTTAGGTTTAGGAAGAGTAAAACTTTCTGAAATAATTAGTCACTTAAAAACTATTTATTGCGATTCTATTGGAGTGGAGTACATGTATATGCGCAACCCAATAAAATTAAAATGGTGGCAGGATCGATTAAATACCAACGATAACCATCCTAATTATTCTATTGAATCTAAAAAATATATTTTAGGAAAATTAAACCAAGCAGTTACTTTTGAAAGCTTTTTGCAAACAAAATATGTAGGGCAAAAGCGTTTTTCTTTAGAAGGAGGTGAATCTTTAATTCCAGGAATGGCAGTTGTTTTAAGAGAAGCAGCAGAAACTTTTGGAGTGAAAGAATGTGTTTTAGGAATGGCACACAGAGGTCGTTTAAATACTTTAGTAAATATCTTTAAAAAGCCAGTTAGAGATTTATTTAGCGAGTTCGAAGGAAAAGATTTCGAAGATGAAGATATTGATGGGGATGTAAAATACCATTTAGGTTTAACGTTAAGTAAAACTTATAGAGATGGTAATGAAATAAAAATGAATTTGGTTCCAAATCCATCTCACTTGGAAACTGTTGCAGCAGTTGCTGAAGGAATTACAAGAGCAAAAATCGATAGAAAATACGATGGAGATTCAAGTAAGATTCTTCCAATAATTATTCATGGAGATGCTGCAATTGCAGGTCAAGGAATTGCCTATGAAGTTGTTCAAATGGCAAAATTGAATGGTTATAAAACAGGAGGAACTATACATATTGTTGTAAATAACCAAATCGGTTTTACCACAAACTATTTAGATGCACGTTCAAGTACCTATTGTACAGATGTTGCAAAAGTAACTTTATCGCCAGTTTTACACGTAAATGCAGATGATACAGAAGCAGTTTGTCACGCAATGCAAATGGCTTTAGAGTTTAGAATGAAATTTAAAACCGATATTTTTATAGATCTTTTAGGTTACAGAAAATACGGACATAATGAAGGTGATGAACCTCGTTTTACACAGCCAAAATTATACAAAGCAATCTCTAAACATGAAAATGTAAAAGAGATTTATGCTGAAAAATTATTACAAGAAGGAAGTATAGATAAAAATTATTTAGCTGAAATTACTACAGAATTCAAGAGTATGTTGGAGACTGAATTCGATGAATCTAAAAAAGTAGAAACATCGAAAGTAAAAGAATTCATGCAATCTACTTGGGAAGGCTTCGATCGTGAGGAATTACCTGCGATGTTGCAACCTGTTGATACAAAATATACAGCTGATGGTTTAAGAAATATTGCAAAAGTAGTTTCCACAGTTCCTGAAGGTGTGAAATTTGTTAGAAAAGCAGAACGTATTTTACAAGGAAGGGCAAAAATGGCTTTCGAAACCAATCAATTAGATTGGGGAATGGCAGAAAATTTAGCTTATGGTTCTTTAATGGAAGAAGGTTTTAATGTACGTATTTCTGGGCAAGATGTAGAAAGAGGAACTTTTTCTCATAGGCACGCTATATTACGTGACGAACTTTCAGAAGAGAGAATTAACTTATTAAATAGAAATCCAAAGAGTAAAGGACAAATGACGATTTACAACTCGTTATTATCTGAATATGGAGTTCTTGGGTTCGATTATGGGTATGCAATGGGTAACCCAAACACATTAACAATTTGGGAAGCACAGTTTGGAGATTTCTCTAACGGAGCACAAATAATGTTCGATCAATACATTTCTGCAGCAGAAGATAAGTGGAAATTACAAAACGGAATCGTGGTTCTATTACCTCATGGTTATGAAGGGCAAGGTTCTGAACATTCATCTGCAAGAATAGAACGTTATTTACAATTGTGTGCAACTGATAATATGACACTTGCAAATTGTACAACACCTGCGAATTTCTATCATTTATTGCGTCGTCAAATGAAACGTGATTATAGAAAACCGTTAATTGTATTTACTCCGAAAAGTCTATTAAGACATACAAAAGTAATTTCTTCAATTGAAGATTTAGCAACCGGTGAATTTCAAGAAGTAATTGATGATACAATAAATCCAGAAAAAGTAACAAAGTTAGTTTTCTGTATGGGTAAATTCTATTATGATTTATTAGAAGAAAGAGAAAATTTAGAAAGAGAAGATGTAGCTTTGGTTAGAATTGAACAATTATTTCCTCTGCATTTAGAGAAATTACAAAAGGTAATAGATAGATATCCGAATGTGAAAGATTACGTTTGGGCACAAGAAGAACCAAGAAATATGGGAGCTTGGAGTTTTATGTTAGAACGTTTCGATTTAGTAAAATTAAATGTTCGTTCTCGTAAATACTATGCAGTTCCTGCAGCAGGTTCAAGCACAAGATTCAAAAAACGTCATAAAGGTGTTATTGATAGTGTTTTTAGTAATGAGTAA
- a CDS encoding YHS domain-containing (seleno)protein, protein MKNIFAFLLLITSTTFFGQDYNLKKGYVAEGYDVVSYFDNKPKEGNKDFISEYDGVKFKFSSKENLEKFKKSPKKYIPQYGGYCAYAIGKNGEKVDVNPKTFEIRDGKLYLFYDAWFNNTLKNWKEEGAEKLKKQADINWTKIQKKEM, encoded by the coding sequence ATGAAAAATATTTTTGCATTTTTATTATTAATTACTTCAACTACTTTTTTTGGTCAAGATTACAACTTAAAGAAAGGCTATGTTGCAGAAGGTTATGATGTTGTTTCTTATTTTGATAACAAACCAAAAGAAGGTAATAAAGATTTTATTTCAGAATACGATGGTGTAAAATTCAAGTTCTCATCAAAAGAAAATTTAGAGAAATTTAAAAAATCCCCAAAAAAATATATCCCTCAATATGGTGGATATTGTGCTTATGCAATAGGTAAAAATGGTGAAAAAGTTGATGTTAATCCCAAAACATTTGAAATTAGAGACGGAAAACTATATCTTTTTTATGATGCTTGGTTTAATAATACTCTAAAAAATTGGAAAGAAGAAGGTGCAGAAAAATTAAAGAAACAAGCAGATATTAATTGGACGAAAATTCAGAAAAAAGAAATGTAA
- a CDS encoding sterol desaturase family protein, producing MNDKITEIDFSNIFVIIPLILVFSAIIFVRYLAFSGVYHWVFLNKFREKLKHRILNKKPLKKKQVRKEIYWSLVSGFIFGAIAVFIYYLWSINYTAIYLDFDTYALWYIPLSIFAFLFIQDTYYYWIHRWMHIPKIYKFFHKIHHKSVNTTVFTAFSFHPYETILQAIFLPVIVIFLPLHLYALFAVLLIMTLSATINHAGIEVYPSGKLGNWFRKWIIGATHHDSHHTKFNFNYGLYFTFWDRLMKTELEEKSPK from the coding sequence ATGAATGATAAAATTACAGAAATCGATTTTAGTAATATTTTTGTAATTATACCTTTAATTTTAGTTTTTTCGGCAATTATATTCGTTAGATATTTAGCATTTTCTGGTGTTTATCATTGGGTATTCTTGAATAAATTTAGAGAAAAACTAAAACATAGAATTTTAAATAAAAAACCACTAAAAAAGAAACAGGTTCGTAAAGAAATCTACTGGTCTTTAGTTAGTGGTTTTATTTTTGGCGCAATTGCAGTTTTCATTTACTATTTGTGGTCCATTAATTACACTGCAATTTACTTGGATTTCGATACCTATGCTTTGTGGTACATCCCTTTAAGTATTTTCGCTTTTTTGTTTATTCAAGACACCTATTATTACTGGATTCATAGATGGATGCACATACCTAAAATCTATAAATTCTTTCATAAAATTCATCATAAAAGTGTGAATACCACTGTTTTTACAGCGTTTTCTTTTCATCCTTATGAAACTATTTTGCAAGCGATTTTCTTGCCTGTAATTGTAATTTTCTTACCCTTACACTTATATGCTTTGTTTGCTGTTTTGTTAATTATGACGCTTTCTGCAACCATAAACCATGCAGGAATTGAAGTATATCCTTCAGGAAAACTAGGGAATTGGTTTAGAAAATGGATTATTGGAGCTACACATCACGATTCTCATCACACAAAATTCAACTTTAATTATGGGTTATATTTTACGTTTTGGGACCGATTGATGAAAACTGAATTGGAAGAAAAAAGCCCTAAATAA
- a CDS encoding uroporphyrinogen-III synthase: MKVKTILVSQPAPKTETSPYFDLSDKQKVKIDFRSFIHVEGISVKEVRAEKIDLKNFTAIILTSRNAVDHFFRIAEEMRFKVPDAMKYFCQSEAVAYYLQKYVVYRKRKIYVGNRTFPELTKLIKKHKTEKFLLPSSDKLKPLIPEELDKLGVTWTRVDLYRTVISDLSDLENVFYDVLVFFSPSGIESLFKNFPNFKQNDTRIAAFGNSTVNAVTEAGLKCDIQAPSPETPSMTMALDKYIKQANKK; the protein is encoded by the coding sequence ATGAAAGTGAAAACGATTTTAGTATCTCAACCAGCACCAAAGACAGAAACTTCTCCTTATTTCGATTTATCTGATAAACAAAAAGTAAAGATCGATTTTAGATCATTTATTCATGTAGAAGGTATCTCTGTAAAAGAAGTTAGAGCTGAAAAAATTGACTTAAAAAATTTTACTGCTATTATTTTAACAAGTAGAAATGCTGTAGATCATTTTTTTAGAATTGCTGAAGAAATGCGCTTTAAAGTGCCAGATGCGATGAAATATTTTTGTCAGTCAGAAGCAGTAGCTTACTACTTGCAAAAATATGTTGTTTACAGAAAAAGAAAAATTTATGTAGGTAACAGAACTTTTCCAGAATTAACAAAACTAATTAAGAAACATAAAACTGAAAAATTTTTATTACCATCTTCAGATAAATTAAAACCTTTAATCCCAGAAGAATTAGATAAATTAGGGGTAACTTGGACAAGAGTAGATTTATATAGAACTGTAATAAGTGATTTATCTGATTTAGAGAATGTCTTTTATGATGTTTTAGTGTTTTTTAGCCCATCAGGAATTGAATCGTTATTCAAAAATTTTCCAAACTTTAAGCAAAACGATACAAGAATTGCGGCTTTTGGAAACTCAACTGTTAATGCAGTTACAGAAGCAGGTTTAAAGTGCGATATACAAGCACCAAGCCCAGAGACACCTTCTATGACAATGGCTTTAGACAAGTACATTAAACAAGCAAATAAAAAATAA
- a CDS encoding NAD-dependent epimerase/dehydratase family protein produces the protein MILVTGGTGLVGAHLLYHLVKSDEKIRAIYRSEEKIEAVKKVFSYYSEDETLISKIEWYKADITDVPAMIPAFVGIKKVYHCAAFISFNPKDYREMRKVNIHGTAIIVNLSIDAKIDKLCFVGSIASVGDSLKGNLITEENEWNKEADNSGYSITKFGAEMEVWRASQEGIEVAIVNPGVILGSGFWNAGSGKLFSQVYNDFKYYTEGITGFVGVKDVVKAMILLMNSDVKNERFILVSENKSFKEILFLIADAFNKKRPFKKISKWQTAIFWRISSLISKITGKEPLLSKYSARSAHNISKYSSEKIEKTLNFDFEKIETVINRACKRYSNN, from the coding sequence ATGATTTTAGTAACTGGAGGAACAGGTTTAGTAGGCGCACATTTATTGTATCATTTGGTAAAAAGTGATGAAAAAATTCGTGCTATTTATCGTTCTGAAGAAAAAATAGAAGCCGTAAAAAAAGTGTTTTCTTATTATTCTGAAGATGAAACCCTAATTTCTAAAATTGAGTGGTATAAAGCAGATATTACTGATGTTCCTGCGATGATTCCTGCTTTTGTTGGTATTAAAAAAGTGTATCATTGTGCCGCTTTTATTTCTTTTAATCCGAAAGATTATAGAGAAATGCGAAAAGTAAATATACATGGAACAGCAATTATTGTAAATCTTTCTATTGATGCAAAAATTGATAAACTTTGTTTTGTAGGCTCAATTGCTTCTGTTGGCGATTCTTTAAAAGGGAATTTAATTACAGAAGAAAATGAATGGAATAAAGAAGCAGACAATAGTGGTTATTCAATTACTAAATTTGGTGCAGAAATGGAAGTTTGGCGAGCAAGCCAAGAAGGAATAGAAGTTGCAATTGTAAACCCTGGAGTAATTTTAGGAAGTGGATTTTGGAATGCTGGTTCTGGAAAATTATTTAGTCAAGTTTATAATGATTTTAAATATTATACAGAAGGAATTACTGGTTTTGTTGGAGTAAAAGATGTTGTAAAAGCCATGATTCTATTAATGAATTCTGATGTTAAAAACGAACGTTTCATTTTAGTTTCAGAAAATAAATCTTTTAAAGAAATCTTATTTTTAATTGCAGATGCTTTCAATAAAAAGCGACCGTTTAAAAAAATTAGTAAGTGGCAAACTGCAATATTTTGGAGAATTTCCTCGCTCATTTCAAAAATTACAGGTAAAGAACCTTTATTAAGTAAATATTCTGCAAGATCGGCTCATAATATTTCTAAATACTCTTCAGAAAAAATAGAAAAAACTTTAAATTTTGATTTTGAAAAAATTGAAACCGTTATAAACAGAGCTTGTAAAAGATATTCTAACAATTAA
- a CDS encoding DUF4271 domain-containing protein, with translation MQALEKIFINTDWITILLVLLLGTIFFLKGLDAVKLKGYVFALFNKGFVENEVEENSTFPKAFQILMFLFSITVLSLVCYYCLIYFSETKIDGFYLFGITFLTVFFYFLIKRSLEYLLSLLFLIRKEVRFFLVSKSSYLYNISFYLFVSLVLLQYTKLNITFLTTFTTLLFLMRFIFHIINNKNLIFNKLFYFILYICAFEIAPLFILFKLMF, from the coding sequence GTGCAGGCATTAGAGAAAATATTTATAAATACAGATTGGATTACCATTTTATTGGTATTGCTATTAGGTACTATTTTTTTTCTAAAAGGATTAGATGCTGTAAAATTAAAAGGATATGTTTTTGCTCTGTTTAATAAAGGTTTTGTTGAAAATGAAGTTGAAGAAAACAGTACTTTTCCTAAAGCATTTCAAATATTAATGTTTTTATTCTCAATTACAGTTTTATCATTAGTTTGTTATTATTGTTTAATCTATTTTTCTGAAACAAAAATAGATGGGTTTTATCTTTTTGGGATTACTTTTTTAACAGTTTTTTTCTATTTCCTAATAAAAAGGAGTTTAGAATACTTATTGTCTTTACTTTTTTTAATAAGAAAAGAGGTTCGTTTTTTTCTAGTTTCTAAATCTAGTTATCTTTATAATATCTCCTTTTACTTGTTTGTTTCCTTGGTTTTACTGCAATACACAAAACTAAATATCACTTTTTTAACAACCTTTACAACACTGTTGTTTTTAATGCGATTTATTTTTCACATTATAAATAACAAAAACCTGATTTTTAATAAGTTGTTTTATTTTATTTTGTACATTTGCGCCTTCGAAATAGCACCGCTATTTATACTGTTTAAATTGATGTTTTAA
- a CDS encoding DUF4296 domain-containing protein, which yields MKNLHYIFVFIFLLSCTSNTIFEKPKDLIPKDTMSLIIQELMIASSAKFIKNKSLEKNVNYMPFVYDNFKIDSLRFDASNTYYISKVDAYEDILTDAKNNLEKRKEQVTKLKGTQDSLRRDSIKKAKSPLKKLDKEVDSLSN from the coding sequence ATGAAGAATTTACATTACATATTTGTTTTTATATTTTTGCTTTCTTGCACAAGTAATACCATTTTTGAAAAACCTAAAGATTTAATTCCAAAAGACACTATGAGTCTTATTATTCAAGAATTAATGATTGCTTCTTCTGCAAAATTTATTAAAAATAAAAGTCTAGAAAAGAATGTTAATTACATGCCTTTTGTCTATGATAATTTTAAAATAGATAGTTTAAGATTTGATGCAAGTAACACTTATTATATCTCTAAAGTAGATGCTTATGAGGATATTTTAACAGACGCTAAGAATAATCTTGAAAAAAGAAAAGAACAGGTTACTAAATTAAAGGGAACTCAAGATTCACTTAGGAGAGATTCAATTAAAAAAGCGAAATCACCTTTAAAAAAATTAGACAAAGAAGTAGATTCTTTATCTAATTAA
- the tyrS gene encoding tyrosine--tRNA ligase → MTNFVEELRWRGLLHDIMPDTEEYLLKNKTAGYIGFDPTADSLHIGSLVQIFILKHFQNAGHNPIALIGGATGMVGDPSGKSAERNLLDEATLAKNIAGVRENLERFLDFDASADNKAELVNNYDWMKDISLIDFVRDTGKHITVNYMMAKDSVKKRLSSESSVGMSFTEFTYQLFQGYDFYHLYKEKNCMLQMGGSDQWGNITTGTELIRRKAQGKAYAITVPLVTKADGTKFGKTEGGNVWLNADRTSPYKFYQYWLNSSDEDAENFIKKFTFLDKETIENLIAEHKENPHLRSLQKKLGEEVTTMTHGKEAYENALKASNILFGKSTASDLKSLDEQTFLDVFDGVPQATVSTTDIEEGLDMIGALSAKTNFLGSNGEARRALKENAISVNKEKVKEDFTITKEDLIANKYVLLQRGKKTYYLLVVA, encoded by the coding sequence ATGACAAATTTTGTAGAAGAATTACGCTGGAGAGGTTTATTGCACGATATAATGCCAGATACAGAAGAGTATTTATTAAAAAATAAAACTGCTGGTTATATTGGTTTCGATCCAACTGCAGACTCACTTCATATTGGTAGTTTGGTTCAGATTTTTATTTTGAAACATTTCCAAAATGCTGGACACAACCCAATTGCTTTAATTGGTGGTGCAACTGGTATGGTTGGAGATCCTTCTGGAAAATCTGCTGAAAGAAATTTGTTAGATGAAGCAACTTTAGCGAAAAATATTGCTGGTGTTCGTGAAAATTTAGAGCGCTTTTTAGATTTTGATGCTTCTGCTGATAACAAAGCTGAATTGGTAAACAATTACGATTGGATGAAAGATATTTCATTAATCGATTTTGTAAGAGATACTGGAAAACACATCACTGTAAATTACATGATGGCAAAAGATTCTGTAAAAAAACGTTTAAGTTCGGAATCTTCTGTGGGAATGAGTTTTACGGAATTTACCTACCAATTATTTCAAGGATACGATTTCTACCATTTATACAAAGAGAAAAATTGCATGTTGCAAATGGGTGGTTCAGATCAATGGGGAAATATTACTACTGGAACTGAATTAATTCGTAGAAAAGCACAAGGAAAAGCATATGCAATTACAGTTCCATTGGTTACAAAGGCAGATGGAACAAAATTCGGAAAAACCGAAGGTGGAAACGTTTGGTTGAATGCAGACAGAACTTCGCCTTATAAATTTTACCAATATTGGCTAAATTCTTCGGATGAAGATGCAGAAAACTTTATTAAGAAATTTACATTTTTAGACAAAGAAACAATTGAGAATTTAATCGCAGAACATAAAGAGAACCCGCATTTACGTTCACTTCAAAAAAAATTAGGAGAGGAAGTAACAACAATGACGCATGGAAAAGAAGCGTATGAAAATGCGTTAAAAGCATCTAATATTTTATTTGGAAAATCTACAGCGTCCGATTTAAAATCTTTAGATGAACAAACGTTTTTAGATGTTTTTGATGGCGTTCCTCAAGCAACAGTTTCTACAACAGATATTGAAGAAGGTTTAGATATGATTGGTGCTTTATCTGCCAAAACTAACTTTTTAGGTTCTAATGGCGAAGCAAGAAGAGCGTTAAAAGAAAACGCTATTTCTGTAAATAAAGAAAAAGTAAAAGAAGATTTTACAATTACAAAAGAAGATTTAATTGCGAATAAATATGTGCTTTTACAACGTGGTAAAAAAACCTATTATTTATTAGTTGTAGCATAA
- a CDS encoding polyprenol monophosphomannose synthase, producing MSDALVIIPTYNEKENIEAIIRATFSQKKAFHILIVDDNSPDGTSEIVTDLMNEFPNQLFLEKRLGKNGLGTAYIHGFKWALARKYDYITEMDADFSHNPKDLVRLYNACSKKGADVSIGSRYSQGVNVVNWPMKRVLLSYFASKYVRFITRIPVFDTTAGFVCWKREVLETINLDKIKFIGYAFQIEMKFKAWKHNFNIKEVSVVFTDRTLGESKMSGNIVSEALFGVIKMKINGLPK from the coding sequence ATGTCAGACGCCTTAGTTATCATCCCAACTTATAACGAAAAAGAAAATATAGAAGCTATTATTAGAGCTACTTTTAGCCAGAAAAAAGCATTTCATATTTTAATTGTTGATGATAACTCTCCAGATGGAACTTCAGAAATTGTAACTGACCTTATGAATGAGTTTCCTAATCAACTTTTTTTAGAAAAAAGATTGGGAAAAAACGGATTAGGCACAGCTTATATTCATGGTTTTAAATGGGCATTAGCTAGAAAATACGACTATATTACAGAAATGGATGCAGATTTTTCTCACAATCCAAAAGATTTAGTTCGCCTATACAATGCTTGTTCTAAAAAAGGAGCAGATGTATCTATTGGTTCTAGATATTCGCAAGGTGTTAATGTTGTTAATTGGCCAATGAAAAGAGTCCTTTTATCTTATTTTGCTTCAAAATATGTACGTTTTATTACTAGAATTCCGGTTTTTGATACCACTGCTGGTTTTGTTTGCTGGAAACGAGAAGTTCTAGAAACCATTAATTTAGATAAAATTAAATTTATTGGTTATGCCTTTCAAATTGAAATGAAGTTTAAAGCATGGAAACACAACTTTAATATAAAAGAAGTTTCTGTTGTTTTTACAGACAGAACTTTAGGGGAATCTAAAATGAGTGGCAATATTGTATCTGAAGCTTTATTTGGTGTGATAAAGATGAAAATAAATGGATTACCAAAATAA